Genomic window (Polaribacter batillariae):
AAGAAATAAAAATAAAACTTTAAACTAAATGTATTTCAGCTTCTTTTATTGAAACATAGAATGAATCACGAATTTTACATAAAACGTTGTTTGCAAATTGCCAAAAACGGAATTGGAACGTCGCGTCCAAACCCTTCTGTTGGTGCTGTTATTGTACATAAAAATAAAATTATTGGCGAAGGTTTTACTTCTGTTTATGGAAAAAATCACGCAGAAGTAAACGCAATTAATGCTGTTAAAAACCCCAAACTTTTAGAAAAAGCAACCATTTATGTAACTTTAGAACCCTGTTCGCACTTTGGAAAAACACCACCTTGCGCAGATTTAATTGTTAAAAAGAAACTTAAAAATGTGGTTATAGGTTGTTTAGATAGTAATAGTTTGGTTTCTGGAAAAGGAATTTTACGCTTGCAAAAAGCAGGAATTAATGTTATCGTTGGTGTTTTAGAAGAAGCGTGTAGAGAGCATCACAAACGATTTTTTACAGTTCAAGAAAAAAAACGCCCTTACCTTATTTTAAAATGGGCAGAAACAAAAGACGGTTTTGTTTATCCTAAACCTATTATAAGGCCTCAAGAACTTGTTTCAGAATCTATTAAAAACAACGCTCCAATTTGGATTTCCAACCAATATTCACAACAATTGGTGCATAAATTACGAAGTAAAGAGCATGCAATTTTGGTGGGTACAAACACAGTTTTGGCAGACAACCCCCAATTGAATGTTCGAAGCTGGTTTGGAGAAAATCCAGTTAGAG
Coding sequences:
- the ribD gene encoding bifunctional diaminohydroxyphosphoribosylaminopyrimidine deaminase/5-amino-6-(5-phosphoribosylamino)uracil reductase RibD translates to MNHEFYIKRCLQIAKNGIGTSRPNPSVGAVIVHKNKIIGEGFTSVYGKNHAEVNAINAVKNPKLLEKATIYVTLEPCSHFGKTPPCADLIVKKKLKNVVIGCLDSNSLVSGKGILRLQKAGINVIVGVLEEACREHHKRFFTVQEKKRPYLILKWAETKDGFVYPKPIIRPQELVSESIKNNAPIWISNQYSQQLVHKLRSKEHAILVGTNTVLADNPQLNVRSWFGENPVRVVLDRSLRIPKNANILDGSVKTIVICNVGSLRREDRRENVCFEEINFFKNIGKQICDVLQKHNIQSLIVEGGTQTLQTFIDENLWDEAMVFVGDCNFKKGVKAPSLKTNKVSEQNIKKDVLKIYKND